One window of the Tachypleus tridentatus isolate NWPU-2018 chromosome 10, ASM421037v1, whole genome shotgun sequence genome contains the following:
- the LOC143228358 gene encoding spermine oxidase-like — MINVQTSVVIIGAGMAGLSAVEHLIRNGMTNIVVLEAAKSKTVCTYTLHFRYGGRIHTVYFGRQNSIVELGANWIHGGSPANPVFNLVVQNGLLPGNINYYERDNCHFVTSSGSMVEREMSKTVYGLFQDLEKEMSHLEKCPTGTSVKEYINQREEDMVRTFKSDEGSLVHSMFSFLKKYLEFHIGDSLEKLSIQTMKNYKVFPGKHVKLPLGYKSLLDVIVYSLPEGVLKLNHEVFQLDWAGPKCKVFCLNDKVFEADNVILTVPLGVLKTKCTSMFNPSLPRKYLEVIERTGFGRVGKIFLEFEQPFWKAGTIKYLHIAWDKAEWEKMKIDPKQWIASVNGFEEVLNNPKVLVGWIAGPHSEYMEKVSDEEIKETCTLCLRRFLNKPSIPIPVRILRSKWCSDPLFGGSYSYLTLNNLPGDMDILATPLPSVTNLRLLFAGEATHPSYFSTTHGARLSGLREASRLVKNALKVKL; from the exons ATGATAAACGTACAAACAAGTGTCGTCATTATCGGAGCTGGCATGGCTGGTCTCTCTGCTGTTGAACACTTGATACGAAATGGAATGACTAACATAGTAGTTTTGGAGGCTGCCAAAAG caaaacc GTATGTACGTATACCTTACATTTTAGATATGGAGGGAGAATTCATACAGTCTACTTTGGAAGACAAAACTCAATAGTTGAACTTGGTGCTAACTGGATTCATGGCGGAAGTCCTGCAAATCCGGTCTTTAATTTAGTCGTTCAGAATGGACTTCTTCCTGGAAACATCAATTATTACGAGCGAGACAACTGTCATTTTGTAACCTCATCTGGATCTATGGTTGAAAGAGAAATGAGCAAAACAGTTTATGGTCTTTTCCAGGATTTGGAGAAGGAAATGAGCCATTTGGAAAAGTGTCCTACAGGAACGAGTGTTAAAGAATATATAAATCAGCGTGAAGAAGATATGGTGCGAACATTTAAATCTGATGAAGGTTCTCTTGTACATTCAATgttcagttttttaaaaaaatatcttgaatttCATATAGGAGATTCTTTAGAAAAGCTTTCGATACAGACTATGAAGAATTATAAAGTTTTCCCTGGAAAACATGTCAAACTTCCTTTAGGATACAAATCTCTACTAGACGTTATAGTTTATTCTTTGCCTGAGGGTGTTTTGAAACTTAATCATGAAGTTTTTCAATTAGATTGGGCTGGtccaaaatgtaaagttttttgtCTGAATGATAAAGTGTTTGAAGCAGATAATGTTATCTTGACTGTGCCATTGGGTGTTCTGAAAACGAAATGTACTTCCATGTTTAATCCTTCTTTACCTCGTAAATACCTTGAAGTAATCGAAAGAACAGGCTTTGGTCGAGTTGGTAAAATTTTCCTTGAATTCGAACAACCCTTTTGGAAGGCAGGAACcataaaatatttgcatatagcaTGGGACAAGGCAGAATGGGAGAAGATGAAAATAGATCCTAAACAGTGGATAGCTTCAGTAAATGGATTTGAGGAAGTTCTTAATAATCCAAAAGTTCTGGTTGGTTGGATCGCTGGTCCTCACAGTGAGTACATGGAGAAAGTATCTGATGAGGAGATTAAAGAAACCTGTACTTTGTGTTTACGCCGATTCCTCAATAAACCAAGTATTCCAATCCCTGTGAGAATCCTCCGTTCAAAGTGGTGTTCCGATCCTCTTTTCGGTGGCTCCTACAGCTACTTAACTCTAAACAATCTTCCAGGTGATATGGATATTCTAGCTACTCCTTTACCATCTGTTACCAATCTAAGATTGTTGTTTGCAGGTGAAGCTACTCACCCAAGTTACTTTTCTACAACTCACGGAGCAAGGCTTAGTGGATTAAGGGAAGCTTCACGTCTTGTCAAAAATGCTTTAAAGGTAAAATTGTAA